The Candidatus Woesearchaeota archaeon sequence TCAGGCTTAAGCAGAGCGCAAACAAACAAATGGTTACAACGTCTGAAAAGAGAAAACCTAATACACAAAATAAAAGAAAAAGGGAAAATGCCTTATTATCTCGCGAATTATAAAAATCCTTCTTTTCAGGTGCAAAAAAAATTGTATGCGCTTACTACATTTCAGAAAACGGGTTTTTTAGAACATTTAAGTACGCTTAAAGATGCGAAGACTGTTATTATATTCGGCAGTTTTGCAAGGGCAGATTGGCATGATAAAAGCGACATAGATCTCTTTATTTTTGGAAACGTAAATGACTTTGAAAAAGGATACTTTGAAAAAAAACTAAAAAGAGAAATACAAGTTTTTCACTATGAAAAAGCAGAAGCGTTAAAAAGATTAGAACCGTCCGTTATTCCAAATATCCTTGCGGGAATTCATGTAAAAGGAACTATCGAACCGTTTGAGGCGACATTACATGCGTGAAAAGACAGCTCAAGAAGTGTATGATTTATTTCTAGTTGATGGAGAATTTAAAATAAGCGAAACTGATTTTTCTCTTATTAAAAAGATGCGAAATGCAGCAGTAGAAAATGCGGAGTATATTGAATTCCTTCTTAAACAACAGATAATAAACTGGCGAGTTATTTATACCTTGTATTATGACGTTTTGCGAGAACTCTGCGAGGCACTGATTAAATGCAATGGAATCAAAATAAGTAATCATCAAGGATGTTTTGCATATATTTGTATAAAATTCCCTGAACTAGAGCTT is a genomic window containing:
- a CDS encoding nucleotidyltransferase domain-containing protein, whose translation is MERKENIKELFFNYTTKYWHFEELLKKSGLSRAQTNKWLQRLKRENLIHKIKEKGKMPYYLANYKNPSFQVQKKLYALTTFQKTGFLEHLSTLKDAKTVIIFGSFARADWHDKSDIDLFIFGNVNDFEKGYFEKKLKREIQVFHYEKAEALKRLEPSVIPNILAGIHVKGTIEPFEATLHA